A stretch of the Clostridiales bacterium genome encodes the following:
- a CDS encoding extracellular solute-binding protein — translation MTRKWRNVIIGVLVVALLGVVLWLLSQGTDNYRAKYEGTDLSTDVSGVGRSNTYSAYLASHAGEAAVKEEIPVDVFSFEGEGEARAEGVFTPEETEASWKVNVPQAGLYNVRLDYLTTQSRGVDIERELLINGEVPFAGASALTFSRLWTDAGEVRQDNQGNDIRPSQKEIFERQTAYCKDDMGYQTEPYAFHFDEGENTITLRAVNEPVVICGMTLVPIKKAPEYADYAAAQPETAMTDEGKNYSQTVQGESATLRSAPSLYARYDRSSSQTVPYSVNTTVLNYIGGDPWTYPGDWIEWPFEVPEDGYYYISIKARQMYQRGALSARTVYIDGEVPFRDLEAVTFGYNTAWEMRTLGDKDGNPFRFFLKKGAHTIRMEVTLGEMGPVLQDVEDSVFRLNQIYRKLLVLTGATPDRFRDYKLNEVYPEAIEAMELESKRLYKIVDDVVATTGEKSDRIAAAQTLAVQLEQFVETNERITESFGNFKDNITSLGSAMQNMSESKLDVDLIMITGENAKIPPVRESFLTSALHEIRSCASSFFVDYNTLGDKYDANDDNVLDIWITTGRDQSTVLKSIVDDTFTVKSGIKVNIKLVQADAILTAVVAGNGPDLVLSVSGWFAVNYAMRNAVEDLTQFADFDEAVKAFHPSILDPLKYNNGEHTGIYGMPETQETLLLFYRKDIMEELGLPIPQTWDELIAELPTLQGDSLSVGVPFPDVNNVDTGVFNSLIYQNGGEIYDKDAKRTLIDSEAGVAAFELYTSLYNDYGLPSIYEFPSRFRSGEMPMGIAMSSTYNTLSISAPEIRGLWDFTLIPGTRQADGTINRTAHTGGLCCLMIKTDDEKVRNNAWEFMKWWVGADAQVRFGREMESVLGTSGRYMTANREALPQLGWNAKQLRVLEAQMSQTHGFPEIAGGYSTTRHMTNAIRRVITAKEDKRETLMNYARTINEEIRIKRREFNLPLD, via the coding sequence ATGACAAGGAAATGGCGGAACGTGATCATCGGAGTCCTGGTAGTCGCGCTTCTGGGCGTGGTGCTCTGGCTGCTCAGCCAGGGGACCGACAACTACCGGGCCAAGTATGAGGGTACGGATCTTTCCACGGATGTTTCAGGCGTTGGACGCAGCAATACGTACAGCGCTTATCTGGCGTCCCATGCCGGTGAAGCAGCCGTAAAGGAAGAAATTCCGGTAGACGTTTTCTCCTTTGAGGGAGAGGGCGAAGCCCGGGCAGAGGGTGTATTCACACCGGAAGAAACAGAAGCTTCCTGGAAGGTAAACGTTCCCCAGGCCGGACTGTACAACGTCCGCCTCGATTACCTGACGACCCAGAGCCGCGGCGTCGACATCGAGCGCGAACTCCTGATCAACGGGGAAGTGCCGTTTGCCGGTGCCTCCGCGCTGACCTTCAGCCGCCTGTGGACAGACGCGGGTGAGGTCCGGCAGGACAACCAGGGCAATGACATCCGCCCCAGCCAGAAGGAGATTTTCGAACGGCAAACCGCATACTGCAAGGATGATATGGGCTACCAGACGGAGCCCTATGCTTTCCATTTCGATGAAGGCGAAAATACCATTACCCTGCGGGCAGTGAATGAACCGGTTGTGATCTGCGGAATGACGCTGGTGCCGATCAAGAAGGCACCGGAGTATGCGGATTACGCCGCCGCCCAGCCGGAAACCGCCATGACCGATGAGGGAAAGAACTATTCCCAGACTGTCCAGGGCGAGAGCGCTACGCTGCGCAGCGCCCCCAGCCTGTATGCCCGGTATGACCGGAGTTCCTCCCAGACCGTTCCGTATTCCGTGAATACCACGGTACTGAACTATATCGGCGGCGACCCGTGGACCTATCCGGGAGACTGGATCGAATGGCCGTTTGAAGTGCCGGAGGACGGCTACTACTATATTTCCATCAAGGCCCGCCAGATGTACCAGCGCGGCGCACTGTCCGCGCGGACTGTTTACATTGACGGAGAGGTTCCGTTCCGGGATCTGGAAGCCGTAACCTTCGGCTACAACACCGCATGGGAAATGCGGACGCTGGGCGACAAGGACGGAAACCCCTTCCGCTTCTTCCTGAAAAAGGGCGCCCATACGATCCGTATGGAAGTAACACTGGGCGAAATGGGCCCCGTGCTGCAGGACGTGGAAGACAGCGTTTTCCGCCTGAACCAGATTTACCGGAAGCTGCTGGTGCTGACCGGCGCGACACCGGACCGGTTCCGGGATTACAAGCTGAACGAAGTTTATCCTGAAGCGATCGAGGCAATGGAGCTGGAAAGCAAGCGCCTGTACAAGATCGTGGACGACGTGGTGGCAACCACCGGCGAGAAGAGCGACCGGATCGCCGCCGCGCAGACCCTGGCAGTCCAGCTGGAACAGTTTGTGGAAACCAACGAACGGATTACGGAATCCTTCGGTAACTTCAAGGACAACATCACGTCGCTGGGCTCCGCCATGCAGAACATGTCCGAAAGCAAGCTGGACGTGGATCTGATCATGATAACCGGTGAAAATGCGAAGATTCCGCCGGTGCGCGAGAGCTTCCTGACCAGCGCCCTGCACGAGATCCGCAGCTGCGCGAGTTCCTTCTTTGTGGATTACAACACGCTGGGCGACAAGTATGACGCAAACGACGACAACGTGCTGGATATCTGGATTACCACCGGCCGTGACCAGAGCACGGTGCTGAAGAGCATTGTGGATGATACGTTCACCGTAAAATCCGGCATCAAGGTAAATATCAAGCTGGTGCAGGCAGACGCCATCCTGACCGCGGTGGTTGCCGGCAACGGGCCGGACCTGGTGCTGAGCGTGAGCGGCTGGTTCGCCGTGAACTACGCAATGAGGAACGCGGTGGAGGACCTGACACAGTTTGCTGATTTTGATGAGGCTGTGAAGGCGTTCCATCCGAGCATCCTGGATCCGCTGAAGTACAACAACGGGGAGCATACCGGCATCTACGGAATGCCGGAGACCCAGGAAACCCTCCTGCTGTTCTACCGCAAGGATATCATGGAAGAACTGGGACTGCCGATTCCGCAGACATGGGACGAGCTGATCGCAGAACTTCCGACCCTTCAGGGCGACAGCCTGAGCGTCGGCGTTCCGTTCCCGGACGTCAACAACGTGGATACCGGCGTGTTCAACAGCCTGATCTACCAGAACGGCGGGGAGATTTACGACAAGGACGCCAAGCGAACGCTGATCGACAGCGAAGCCGGTGTTGCCGCATTCGAACTGTATACGAGCCTTTACAACGATTACGGACTTCCGTCCATTTACGAATTCCCCAGCCGCTTCCGCAGCGGGGAAATGCCGATGGGCATCGCGATGAGTTCCACCTACAATACCCTGTCGATTTCCGCACCGGAAATCCGCGGACTGTGGGACTTCACCCTGATTCCAGGCACACGGCAGGCGGACGGAACGATCAACCGTACCGCGCATACGGGCGGGCTGTGCTGCCTGATGATCAAAACGGACGATGAAAAGGTCCGCAACAATGCCTGGGAATTCATGAAGTGGTGGGTCGGCGCGGACGCACAGGTCCGCTTCGGCCGCGAGATGGAAAGCGTGCTGGGCACCAGCGGCCGGTATATGACGGCCAACCGGGAGGCCCTGCCCCAGCTGGGCTGGAACGCGAAGCAGCTGCGGGTCCTGGAAGCCCAGATGTCCCAGACACACGGCTTCCCGGAAATCGCCGGCGGCTATTCCACCACGCGTCATATGACCAATGCCATCCGCCGCGTGATCACCGCGAAGGAAGACAAGCGGGAGACGCTGATGAACTATGCGCGGACCATCAATGAAGAAATCCGGATCAAACGGCGGGAATTCAACCTGCCGCTGGATTAA
- a CDS encoding phenylalanine--tRNA ligase subunit beta yields MKVPYSWLKEYVDLDITAQELTDKLFDCGFEVEELLDLGAEISRVVVGEVLSCEPVEGTHLFTCQVNCGEYGNPIQIVTGAPNVYAGMHTPAALDGSTLPGGIKINAKPMKGIESNGMLCSGEELGLNDDLYPGADVYGLMDLPKDTVPGTDIRTVVGLDDYILDVSITANRPDCQSILGIAREVAAALGKELKMPATDYKTTDYVFPDLDVKVEAPDLCPRYLGHGVRNITVGESPRWMRRNLALCGLRSISNVVDITNYVLLEIGQPMHAFDMDQLQERKIIVRRAKPGEKIQTLDEKEFSLTPENLVICDGNRPVALAGIMGGLNSEITENTTQLLFEAAKFARDNVRKTSRALGQSSDSSARFEKGISEYTTELGMARALHLIEELGCGEITSSAFDCSAGASREGKRFTASLSRINAILGIEVPAEEVLRILKNLSFDVTRDGDTLNVQAPRYREDIEVGEPDLAEEVIREYGYDHVTPTFLKAAMVTSGGKNPAQLRQDKLKRIMCAEGYSEIMTLSFYADADLDALKIPADAPERNVLRIKNPISANLSIMRPLLAPSMLNIVTENLKKGNNEGRIFELSNVYMPGEAGERPAERLHIGFAAFGDSEDFFTVKGSMEALGNAFGLSFTVERAQDVSWLHPGIAAYLLCEGERIGVFGRLANEVTAELKLHKDNRASHKIFLGEIDYEKMMAHAAASFRYRPISVFPPVIRDLALTVSEETACGDLMNEIARACPRVSDVELFDIYRGEQIGEGKKSMAFKIRFEPDDKALTPEDIERFVKKILGNLKFKLGAEIR; encoded by the coding sequence ATGAAAGTACCATACAGCTGGCTGAAGGAATACGTGGACCTGGATATCACTGCGCAGGAGCTGACCGACAAGCTTTTTGATTGCGGATTTGAGGTGGAGGAGTTGCTGGACCTGGGCGCGGAGATCAGCCGCGTTGTGGTTGGCGAAGTGCTGAGCTGCGAGCCGGTGGAGGGTACCCACCTGTTCACATGCCAGGTCAACTGCGGCGAATACGGCAATCCGATCCAGATTGTGACCGGTGCCCCGAACGTTTATGCGGGAATGCATACACCCGCTGCTCTGGACGGCTCCACGCTGCCCGGCGGAATCAAAATCAACGCGAAGCCCATGAAGGGAATCGAGTCGAACGGCATGCTGTGCTCCGGGGAGGAGCTGGGCCTGAACGACGACCTGTATCCCGGCGCGGATGTCTACGGACTGATGGACCTGCCGAAGGATACGGTTCCCGGAACGGATATCCGGACCGTGGTCGGCCTGGACGACTATATCCTGGATGTGTCCATCACGGCGAACCGGCCGGACTGCCAGAGCATCCTGGGAATCGCCCGGGAAGTGGCCGCCGCGCTGGGCAAGGAACTGAAAATGCCCGCGACGGACTACAAAACGACGGATTACGTGTTCCCGGACCTGGACGTGAAGGTGGAAGCACCCGACCTGTGCCCCCGTTACCTGGGACACGGCGTGCGGAACATCACAGTCGGGGAGAGCCCGCGGTGGATGCGCCGCAACCTGGCCCTGTGCGGCCTGCGGAGCATTTCCAACGTGGTGGATATCACCAACTATGTGCTGCTGGAGATCGGCCAGCCGATGCATGCATTTGATATGGACCAGCTGCAGGAGCGGAAGATCATTGTCCGCCGCGCGAAGCCCGGCGAGAAGATCCAGACACTGGATGAAAAGGAATTCAGCCTGACCCCGGAGAACCTGGTGATCTGCGACGGCAACCGCCCGGTGGCGCTGGCCGGCATCATGGGAGGGCTGAACAGCGAAATTACCGAAAATACCACGCAGCTGCTGTTTGAAGCGGCCAAGTTTGCCCGGGACAACGTACGGAAAACCTCCCGCGCCCTGGGACAGAGCAGCGACTCGTCCGCCCGGTTTGAAAAGGGTATCAGCGAATACACCACCGAGCTGGGCATGGCCCGGGCCCTGCACCTGATTGAAGAGCTGGGCTGCGGCGAGATCACCTCCAGCGCGTTTGACTGCAGCGCCGGCGCATCCCGGGAAGGGAAGCGCTTCACCGCCAGCCTCAGCCGGATCAATGCGATCCTCGGCATTGAGGTGCCGGCGGAGGAAGTGCTCCGGATCCTGAAAAACCTGAGCTTTGACGTAACCCGGGACGGAGATACGCTGAATGTGCAGGCTCCCCGCTACCGCGAGGATATCGAGGTGGGCGAGCCGGACCTGGCGGAGGAAGTGATCCGGGAATACGGCTATGACCATGTTACCCCCACATTCCTGAAGGCTGCCATGGTGACCAGCGGCGGAAAGAATCCGGCCCAGCTGCGCCAGGACAAACTGAAGCGCATCATGTGCGCGGAGGGCTACAGCGAGATCATGACACTGTCCTTCTATGCGGACGCTGACCTGGACGCGCTGAAGATTCCGGCGGATGCTCCGGAACGCAATGTGCTGCGGATCAAAAACCCGATCTCCGCGAACCTGTCCATCATGCGGCCGCTGCTGGCGCCCAGCATGCTGAATATCGTGACGGAAAACCTGAAGAAGGGCAACAACGAAGGCCGGATCTTTGAGCTGAGCAATGTCTACATGCCCGGCGAGGCCGGTGAACGGCCGGCGGAACGGCTCCATATCGGCTTTGCCGCATTCGGCGACAGCGAGGATTTCTTCACGGTGAAGGGCAGCATGGAGGCGCTCGGAAACGCGTTCGGCCTCAGCTTCACCGTGGAACGGGCGCAGGACGTTTCCTGGCTGCATCCCGGAATTGCTGCATACCTGCTGTGCGAAGGGGAGCGGATCGGCGTGTTCGGCCGGCTGGCCAATGAAGTGACGGCGGAACTGAAGCTGCATAAGGACAACCGCGCCAGCCACAAGATCTTCCTGGGTGAAATTGACTATGAAAAGATGATGGCCCACGCAGCCGCGTCTTTCCGGTACCGCCCGATTTCCGTATTCCCGCCGGTGATCCGGGACCTGGCCCTGACCGTTTCCGAGGAAACTGCGTGCGGGGACCTGATGAACGAGATCGCCCGGGCCTGCCCGCGCGTGAGCGATGTGGAACTGTTCGATATCTACCGCGGCGAGCAGATCGGGGAGGGCAAGAAGAGCATGGCCTTCAAGATCCGCTTCGAGCCGGATGACAAGGCACTCACCCCCGAGGACATCGAACGTTTTGTGAAAAAAATCCTGGGCAACCTGAAGTTCAAACTCGGAGCGGAAATCCGCTGA
- the pheS gene encoding phenylalanine--tRNA ligase subunit alpha, which yields MEEKIKALREAMEQAIAGVDTKEKLAAFWQDFLGKKGSIAELMKGLGAVAKEDRPSVGKVINEFKVQVEEQYRTLSDKIEQLELAARNRKEQVDITLPGTKRSLGGLHPLTIVKNEMIGVFAGMGFEVYEGPEIEDDDHNFTRLNVPKDHPSRDTQDTFYLDDEYLLRTQTSGGQIRIMDMEKPPIKVLVPGRVFRSDSDATHSPMFHQMEGLVVDKGITLCDLQGMLDKFVQQIFDADVKTRLRPSYFPFTEPSVEVDVSCFECGGKGCPLCKHTGWIEVLGGGVVHPKVLENCGIDSSVYSGIAFGIGIERITMLKYGINNIGLLFENDLRFLKQFKD from the coding sequence ATGGAAGAGAAAATCAAGGCCCTGCGGGAAGCGATGGAACAGGCAATCGCCGGAGTGGACACCAAGGAAAAGCTGGCCGCGTTCTGGCAGGATTTCCTGGGCAAGAAGGGCAGCATCGCCGAGCTGATGAAAGGCCTGGGAGCCGTGGCGAAGGAAGACCGGCCTTCCGTGGGTAAGGTCATCAACGAATTCAAGGTACAGGTAGAAGAACAGTACCGCACCCTGAGCGACAAAATCGAACAGCTGGAGCTGGCAGCCCGGAACCGGAAGGAGCAGGTGGATATCACCCTGCCCGGAACGAAACGTTCCCTGGGGGGCCTGCATCCGCTGACGATCGTCAAGAACGAGATGATCGGCGTGTTTGCCGGCATGGGTTTTGAAGTGTACGAAGGCCCGGAAATCGAGGACGACGACCACAACTTCACCCGGCTGAACGTGCCGAAGGACCATCCGTCCCGCGATACGCAGGACACCTTCTACCTGGACGACGAGTACCTGCTCCGGACGCAGACCAGCGGCGGGCAGATCCGCATCATGGATATGGAAAAGCCGCCGATCAAGGTGCTGGTTCCCGGACGTGTGTTCCGTTCCGACAGCGACGCGACCCACAGCCCCATGTTCCATCAGATGGAAGGTCTGGTGGTGGACAAGGGGATTACCCTGTGCGACCTGCAGGGAATGCTGGACAAATTCGTGCAGCAGATTTTTGACGCAGACGTCAAGACACGGCTGCGGCCGAGCTATTTCCCGTTTACCGAACCCAGCGTGGAAGTGGACGTGAGCTGCTTTGAGTGCGGCGGAAAGGGATGCCCGCTGTGCAAGCATACCGGATGGATCGAAGTGCTCGGCGGCGGTGTCGTGCATCCCAAAGTCCTGGAAAACTGCGGAATTGACTCCAGCGTGTATTCCGGTATTGCGTTCGGAATCGGAATCGAGCGCATCACGATGCTGAAGTACGGCATCAACAACATCGGTCTCCTGTTTGAGAACGACCTGCGGTTCCTGAAGCAGTTCAAGGATTGA
- the dnaA gene encoding chromosomal replication initiator protein DnaA, whose amino-acid sequence MNLEVLWEQTCALLAKDMNYVSYSTWVDGNMVPSAIHEDEVIIGVKMEGMIPLIQKKYLKLIEKCLSETAGRPLRVTLLSKNAAEQMITPAASTENDENDPHLNPKYTFENFVVGNANRFAHAAALAVAESPAEAYNPLFIYGGVGLGKTHLMQAIGHFIHQNDPSKKILYMTSESFTNELISAIQQKKTFEFREKIRKVDVLMVDDIQFIAGRESTQQEFFNTFNELHNDNKQIVLTSDKPPKDIQRLEERLCSRFEWGLVADIQRPDIDTRVAILREKTLQDNISVPDDVLQLIAGKIDSNIRELEGCLTRLVAYSNLVKEPITMELCEQALKEIFDQRRHKQITAELIMQTVSDYYGLTLNDLIGPTRKREITVPRQIAMYLTRELTGMSLPQIGSVFGGRDHTTVMHSCKTVEAGMDGESNLSMVVNDVKRLVKNAQ is encoded by the coding sequence ATGAATTTAGAGGTACTCTGGGAACAGACATGCGCACTGCTGGCCAAAGATATGAACTATGTTTCCTACAGCACATGGGTGGACGGGAACATGGTTCCGTCTGCCATCCATGAGGATGAGGTCATCATCGGCGTAAAGATGGAGGGGATGATTCCCCTGATCCAGAAAAAGTACCTGAAGCTGATTGAAAAGTGCCTGAGTGAAACGGCCGGACGGCCGCTGCGGGTGACCCTGCTGAGCAAGAACGCAGCAGAACAGATGATCACCCCTGCTGCCAGTACGGAAAATGACGAGAATGATCCCCACCTGAATCCCAAGTACACATTTGAGAACTTCGTGGTCGGAAACGCCAACCGGTTTGCGCATGCGGCTGCCCTGGCCGTGGCGGAAAGCCCGGCGGAAGCCTATAACCCGCTGTTTATCTACGGCGGTGTGGGACTGGGGAAAACCCACCTGATGCAGGCGATCGGCCACTTCATCCACCAGAATGATCCCAGCAAGAAAATCCTGTACATGACCAGCGAAAGCTTCACCAATGAACTGATCAGTGCCATCCAGCAGAAAAAGACGTTTGAGTTCCGGGAGAAGATCCGGAAGGTGGACGTGCTGATGGTGGACGATATCCAGTTTATTGCCGGCCGGGAGAGTACCCAGCAGGAATTCTTCAACACATTCAACGAGCTGCATAACGACAACAAGCAGATCGTGCTGACCAGCGACAAGCCGCCGAAGGATATCCAGCGGCTGGAGGAGCGGCTGTGCTCCCGGTTTGAGTGGGGCCTGGTGGCGGACATCCAGCGGCCGGACATCGACACGCGCGTGGCGATCCTGCGCGAAAAGACGCTGCAGGACAACATCAGCGTGCCGGACGACGTGCTGCAGTTGATTGCCGGCAAGATCGACAGCAATATCCGGGAACTGGAAGGCTGCCTGACCCGGCTGGTGGCATATTCCAACCTGGTGAAGGAACCGATTACCATGGAACTGTGCGAGCAGGCGCTGAAGGAAATCTTCGACCAGCGCCGGCACAAGCAGATTACCGCTGAACTGATTATGCAGACCGTGAGCGATTACTACGGGCTTACGCTGAATGACCTGATCGGACCGACCCGGAAACGGGAGATCACCGTTCCGCGGCAGATTGCCATGTACCTGACACGGGAACTGACCGGAATGAGCCTTCCGCAGATCGGCAGCGTGTTCGGCGGACGGGACCATACAACGGTCATGCACAGCTGCAAAACCGTGGAAGCCGGAATGGACGGGGAGTCCAACCTGAGCATGGTGGTGAACGACGTTAAGCGGCTGGTGAAAAATGCGCAGTAA
- a CDS encoding FtsW/RodA/SpoVE family cell cycle protein, with product MKKHSVSARRVCFWAVILFFLAGFLLPAVREGDNRLWTLAVAVPAVILLCGALFARLLSMDRLLTVLSVSLCALGILLMAGQPDLAVTRALQSAGALVFLFLGITVVHIYRFSAAAAIVPAFIGLALPVLPLAGVDAGFRVELPACAFLMIAFSALLSMRRQLYALLLGLAGAALLLAQPAPAAAIVWSIVFLLLFWAYGGHPAYLLAGISAVLLLSLGASALNPGLFSVRSEAPASPLQAAAPLSFFGPEMPEADPALADPDAISLLPAASMRYGLVFTACVALLYPVLLIRGGSLAVLARSRFHGLTAMGAVLLLGLGAVSALLGDFGLSPVEALPLPLLSSDFSALSVSLFLAGLLCGVSARNKADLEEDARLSMLAGGAR from the coding sequence ATGAAAAAGCATTCCGTTTCCGCTCGCCGGGTTTGCTTCTGGGCGGTCATCCTGTTTTTCCTGGCCGGTTTCCTGCTTCCCGCCGTACGGGAAGGAGATAACCGTCTCTGGACGCTGGCCGTCGCGGTCCCGGCTGTCATCCTGCTCTGCGGTGCATTATTTGCCCGCCTGCTTTCCATGGACCGGTTGCTGACCGTATTGTCCGTTTCCCTCTGTGCGCTTGGCATTCTCCTGATGGCCGGTCAGCCGGACCTGGCCGTCACCCGCGCGCTGCAAAGTGCCGGCGCGCTGGTTTTCCTGTTCCTTGGGATAACCGTAGTTCATATATACCGTTTCTCGGCGGCTGCCGCCATCGTACCGGCGTTCATTGGCCTGGCCCTGCCGGTGCTTCCGCTGGCCGGTGTTGATGCCGGATTCCGGGTGGAACTGCCCGCCTGCGCATTCCTGATGATTGCCTTTTCCGCGCTGCTGTCCATGCGCCGCCAGCTGTACGCTCTGCTGCTCGGCCTGGCCGGAGCAGCGCTGCTGCTCGCCCAGCCGGCTCCCGCTGCTGCGATTGTGTGGAGCATCGTTTTCCTGCTTCTTTTCTGGGCGTATGGCGGTCATCCGGCGTATCTGCTGGCGGGGATCTCCGCTGTCCTCCTGCTGAGTCTCGGTGCTTCCGCGCTGAACCCAGGTCTGTTTTCAGTCCGTTCAGAAGCTCCGGCATCCCCGCTGCAGGCGGCTGCACCGCTTTCCTTCTTTGGCCCGGAAATGCCGGAAGCCGATCCCGCCTTGGCGGATCCTGATGCCATATCTTTGCTGCCGGCCGCTTCCATGCGGTACGGCCTGGTATTCACCGCCTGCGTGGCATTGCTTTATCCGGTATTGCTGATCCGTGGCGGTTCCCTGGCGGTTCTGGCACGCAGCCGCTTCCATGGGCTCACTGCCATGGGAGCCGTCCTGCTGCTGGGCCTGGGGGCCGTCAGTGCGCTGCTGGGAGACTTCGGTCTTTCCCCCGTGGAAGCGCTTCCGCTTCCCCTGCTCTCTTCCGACTTTTCTGCCCTTTCGGTCTCCCTTTTCCTGGCCGGCCTCCTCTGCGGCGTTTCTGCCCGCAACAAGGCGGACTTGGAGGAAGACGCAAGGCTTTCCATGCTTGCAGGAGGTGCCCGATGA
- a CDS encoding CHAP domain-containing protein → MKRASVLVFTFMLLFSSTAFAAKKGKATPTPAPPQVPEEVLSELPQTIIDLLDLARSELEEVSGKELKKKNKYTKWRNNYEYGWCGGFVTWCMLELGIPQQEKNKTEKKEVSGLVHVKEAGVGKLYDGYLRMNRVTSVPQKGFIAVFGNANKKYVKAGATPYYHVGLVYDLQLLENGKYRMTTIEGNVSLNFTDAEGKRTKSPHTVRMYTRDFDPNAENPKANISLVPEEDRDREESLTFSWDYTYSNPSMYVTCFLMPWVPGDPTLDLRPVQTPVPTPAPEADPV, encoded by the coding sequence ATGAAGCGCGCTTCGGTGCTGGTTTTCACATTTATGCTCCTTTTTTCTTCCACGGCCTTTGCCGCCAAGAAAGGCAAAGCAACCCCGACCCCCGCGCCGCCGCAGGTTCCGGAGGAAGTCCTGTCTGAACTTCCACAGACCATCATCGACCTGCTGGACCTGGCCCGCAGCGAGCTGGAGGAAGTCAGCGGCAAAGAGCTGAAGAAAAAGAACAAATATACCAAGTGGCGCAACAACTATGAATATGGCTGGTGCGGCGGCTTTGTTACCTGGTGTATGCTGGAGCTGGGAATTCCGCAGCAGGAGAAGAACAAGACAGAAAAGAAAGAGGTTTCCGGTCTCGTCCACGTAAAGGAAGCCGGAGTCGGCAAGCTGTACGACGGATATCTGCGTATGAACCGGGTCACATCCGTTCCCCAGAAAGGGTTCATCGCAGTATTCGGCAATGCCAACAAGAAATATGTTAAGGCGGGTGCTACCCCCTATTACCATGTCGGCTTGGTCTATGACCTGCAGCTCCTGGAAAACGGCAAATACCGCATGACCACCATTGAGGGAAATGTTTCCCTGAACTTTACCGATGCGGAAGGCAAGCGGACAAAATCCCCACATACCGTCCGGATGTATACCCGGGACTTTGATCCGAATGCGGAAAATCCGAAGGCCAATATCTCCCTGGTTCCGGAAGAGGATCGTGACCGGGAGGAAAGCCTCACCTTCTCCTGGGATTACACCTATAGCAATCCGTCCATGTATGTAACCTGCTTCCTGATGCCCTGGGTTCCCGGAGATCCCACTCTGGATCTGCGGCCTGTACAGACCCCGGTGCCCACACCAGCCCCTGAGGCTGATCCTGTCTGA
- a CDS encoding lysoplasmalogenase, with amino-acid sequence MIWIIASPLLCLGVCLPMFMFYKSTAKYSLAAMYKSAGTLCALIPALVAAIRLDPHCWICAAGILLCAVGDYLLEFSTLLGGGFFLAGHICYIAFLIHLFPVSAVHIICLAVFLGIMIYTFYKNKNLIGKQLPVFAVYGIVLSFMSAFAVGALASGTLYGILIACGGALFFVSDYILLHRNLYTAGKAVSWIIMISYYAAQLLFGISCLYI; translated from the coding sequence ATGATCTGGATCATCGCGTCCCCGCTTCTCTGCCTGGGCGTATGCCTGCCGATGTTCATGTTTTATAAATCCACCGCAAAATACTCCCTGGCTGCTATGTACAAGTCAGCTGGTACGCTCTGTGCACTGATTCCGGCGCTGGTCGCCGCCATCCGGCTGGATCCCCACTGCTGGATCTGCGCAGCCGGTATCCTGCTCTGTGCGGTCGGTGACTACCTGCTGGAGTTCAGCACCCTGCTGGGCGGCGGTTTCTTCCTTGCCGGCCATATCTGCTATATTGCTTTCCTCATCCATCTCTTTCCCGTTTCAGCCGTGCATATAATCTGCCTGGCTGTTTTCCTGGGAATCATGATCTACACATTTTACAAAAACAAAAATCTGATCGGTAAGCAACTTCCGGTATTCGCCGTCTATGGCATCGTTCTTTCTTTCATGTCCGCCTTTGCGGTCGGTGCGCTGGCCTCCGGTACCCTTTATGGTATCCTGATTGCCTGCGGCGGTGCGCTGTTCTTTGTCAGCGACTATATCCTGCTTCACCGGAATCTTTATACTGCCGGAAAAGCCGTCAGCTGGATCATTATGATCTCCTACTACGCTGCCCAGCTTCTCTTCGGCATCTCCTGTCTTTATATTTAA
- a CDS encoding DUF308 domain-containing protein encodes MIQKLTRNKTILAIASIVIGVFMMIRRGSMVADLLKIVGYLLLAAGAAYLIFYFIGKNREGVRLGYAAVAAVAGLVLILRPYSVLNIFPILAGAVLVVNGISNLIQASQGEGAPSYSRIVAIVIIIIGALLIFRPFRIWDALVFIMGAALVLNGLADLDIIRRFW; translated from the coding sequence ATGATTCAGAAACTGACGCGGAACAAGACCATCCTGGCCATCGCCAGCATTGTGATCGGCGTTTTCATGATGATCCGGCGCGGCTCCATGGTGGCAGACCTGCTGAAAATTGTCGGGTACCTGCTGCTCGCTGCCGGCGCAGCCTACCTGATCTTTTATTTTATCGGAAAGAACCGGGAAGGCGTCCGCCTGGGTTATGCCGCCGTGGCGGCCGTCGCGGGCCTGGTGCTGATCCTGCGTCCGTACTCCGTGCTGAACATATTTCCGATTCTGGCTGGAGCGGTCCTGGTGGTCAACGGCATCAGCAACCTGATCCAGGCCAGCCAGGGAGAGGGAGCGCCGAGTTACTCCAGGATCGTCGCGATTGTGATCATTATTATCGGCGCGTTGCTGATCTTCCGCCCCTTCCGTATCTGGGACGCCCTCGTATTCATTATGGGCGCCGCGCTGGTACTCAACGGACTGGCGGACCTGGACATCATCCGCAGATTCTGGTAA